GTCCACCCACGACACGAGTGGTTACCTGCGGTTCAGCTAAATGAGCGGCGGCCTCAACCTCCTCATCAGCACATTTTTTGGTAGCCAACTAGCGAGATAGCAATTTTTACCACACAGTACTCATGTTAGAACCTGCACACGGGAATTAAAGAATCATAAAGAACCCAAAGGAAGTGTTCATGCCCACTATTGAAAGATATGCAGCCATCGTTGGGATTTTTCACTTCTTTCATAAGACAAGTCCCACAAGAATCGTGAGTTGCAGCCAAAAAAGTGAAGACGAGGAAGGAAAACTTACTGAAATTCGTAGAGAATAGttgatcccaaaaataaatttaaattaaaacacgTAACAATCATATAAgttgataaataaatattatcaattaaaaCACATAAATTCATATACATCAATGTAATCTATTCCAAGCCGCCCTCCTGTCAGCATAAATATTGTCCAAGTGATGAACACTCGGATCAAACAATCTATGCCATTGGACGGGAATGGGAGGCACTAGAAATCCAGGtcttaaataaagacgtatgtagtgttcataactccccaaatgaAAAATGACAATCTCCCGCTCCGGTGGtcataactccccaaatgaGCCTCAATTTCTTTGTccaccttcgcccacactgtatcgagtgctctggtagatgaattcaaccactgctTTAATTGTGCATGTGCATTCTCTACTCGACATGTTGttgtgtttcctaagtgcaacacatTGTTCGTCCACACTCAGCAGAAATTCTCCttatgcactagccatgtggtctccacATACTGTATCACACGAGGCCATTTAGCAGTAGTATTCTTCATGCTTCTCACTGCCTCCTCATATTCGACTACTATTGGCgcttcaattatttttttcaatttggtattcttaaaaatttctccAAAATCCTTCATCCTAATCAATttgcctactctatcctccacatctttattgATATGCCACGTACACAACAAATGATGAGTTTTTGGAAAAACCGCACTAACCGGTCTCATCAATCCTAACTCCCAGTCAGTAGCAATGGTTGTAGGATGAACATCACCTCCGAGAAAAAGCCTCAATTTTTCTAAAACCCACATATAACTACCCTCAGTCTCATCCTTCATAATTGCATAGGCAATCAAGAAGTTCTTTTTAGAAGAcgtcattccaatgatctcTAAAAATGGCATTTTATACTTGtatgttttatatgttgaatccatgcCAACAAACAAGTAGTAGGATCGGAACAAGGTGATCGAAGTAAGATGTGCCATAAAGAGGTGAGTCACAACATTGCTATCCGAAtccgcttgcgtccaatgtatgtAATCCATATCTATAGCAAGCTGATAAAACTGACTGATTATATCACGACCCTCAAAACTCTCAGTCCTTATTTTTTTCCCTGTAATTATACATATGTCTTTGGATCGGGTTATCCTCAGagtgtttttctttaattgctgcaaaaatagcacaagacTTTGCTTGAGCTGCACTCATTTGacgcacattttttttttgaagcggGACTTAGTCCACTCATCTGTCGATATCCCTAACGATATACAACCAATTCATGATTGTGCTGTCCTCTCTCTCTCCAGCAACACCATTTACCACCCAACCCCTAATTCAGTGATTTCTAGAACCTTCACCTAGAATTTGCAACCACAATATTTTGTTTTCGTATTCCTCCGTATTACGTCCCTTTGGGTATTCTTTATACCACGGTCACATTTATTCAATATCCATTTTAATTTACCCTCTGTCTTGTGAGAAGCTATAGTTAACTCGAAGCTGAGACGAATCACCTTCTGTCTTGCCTAGTTAACAGCTTCCTAGTATATTTTAAACGTCTGTAGAGGATAAAATTCCCACTGTAATCGTCACCGTCACCTCCGAAGTCTTCTAACGGAACCTGCAAATGTTAACTAACGAACATTAGATTCCATTACGATCAAATTCGTCAATATTTCGGGGCCTAAACCCCAAAATTCTATTTTCTGGGTACGGGGCGTATGCACATTGCGCTCAACCTTGTGGTGGGGCGtaatgctcacacgcccgacaCCCCGACAGCCACATTTTTCAAAACTTTTAAAACGTAATCAGAAATTCTTAAACGGAAATATACATCGACTTCAACAGATTGGTCGTTCTCGTCTTTTCCCAGGGATGACGGATTGCTCGCCATTACACGTGTAATCAAGGATTTCGGAAAGAAATGAGTTTGAGAGAGTTGGGAGAGTTTAGGGTTTTCCAAATTTTTGGTAAGGGGCACTATCGTCTTTTTCCGGCACTGATGGTGGAAAATTGGGGCTAGGTATAGTAATCAACTTAAGTAACAagactttctctttcttcttaataaatttttttctttttttactacAGCTTTTTACACACACGAAGGAACCTCGTTGGCTGTATCTGGAGCGTGTAATACACGCGCCACAAACAGCAAGTGAAGCTTCTTCATATGGTGTAAAAAGTTGTCTCTTTTACAAGTAAAAGTGGAAGTAAAATTATAGTTTCAATacctattattaattaatatatttttttgaccccaaaattttttaaaaaattaatcccTTCTAGTAGGAAGTTACTACACATTGTTACTTAACCTACATAACTTACAATGGTTGTTACATACCAACCATTGCCGATGCTCTTATGAGgcgtttgatattctattgggataagaGATAAGATAAATGTTGAGATAATGATAAAGATAAAGTgagctgctatataccgcacccAAATTCCGGTCCACCGCCCATTTTGGACATATTTGTCCTCCTCACTTTTTGAAACAAGAAAATGGAATTTgctcaaatcctctctacctTCCTTGCattttctctccaaaatcataaacccgaacaacaataattaaaattatgaaaataattgatatgtgaCAATTGGAACCtcaaaaatggatgattacgagtcggaaacattaagatttatattttttttatcaaagaactcatgaaaataatacatatttttcatgacgattttgcatttttcgtcacaaaaaatagaagaatttttaatttgtcctcacaaaaaattgaatgatttagtatttttcgtcactaaaatttttacgattttgtatatttcaaaatttggcctaaacggatgcatCATACAACCCGACCCATGGTGGGAATGGATGCGGCGTACCACCCGACCCATGgtggaacggatgccgcatccgttccaaCCATGGCCGGAACGGGTGCCGCATACCGTCCGACCTATGGCGGGAACGGTTGCGGCGTACCACCCAACCCATGGTGGAACGGACGCCGCATCCGTTCCGACCATAGGTCGgacggtatgccgcatccgtttaggctaaattcaaaattttctctcaaaatttttttttctcaattttgacAACATTTTTATGGcaagggcaaaattgtcaaaTGGGGACGGTGCTAGCAATTTTGGGtacggtatatagcaatacccaaGATAAATGGTTgaaataaggataaaaatatgatagtcgagaattattattcaatgtttggtatgtgtgatagagatagagataaaataatacattttagtATTTTAACTTTCTTTAAACTACATAATATTAATTTGAGGTATAAGATGACATTTTCCATcatattaaaatcgcaggagtttatttaaaatgatagtcgagaattattattcaatgtttggtatgtgagATAGAGATAGAactaaaataatacattttactatttttatcttatttaaactacataatatTAATTTGAGGTATAAGATAGATTTTTTCATCATATTAAAATCGCATGAGCTTATCCCACCTTCTTATACCACCCACTCCTAAGTGTACCATTTGAGGGATAATAGACTTATCTTTCATCtatctcactcttctatcttcCAAACAAACACGAAATCATTTTACTCGTGTTTTTTTATCACTATCCCATCACACACGTATGCTTTCTAACAAATATCCCCTTCGAACTAACTATCTAATGCCAAGGGACCAAATACAATGACAAGATCGCATAATCGCCGTACTAAACCCTTAAACCCTCTCTGACACTCTCATTACTTGTTTACTTCGGCAGTCTTCAAAATTGCCGGGAAAATCAACGGTTCTCTACAGCCCTAATCTTGTGTGTTTTGTTCTCTCTATGCATGTCTCGAGCTCCCACTTTTCCTCAAATATTTCTCaacaaacaaactaaaacgCCAACTTCCCCTGAACTCCTTTTCCATGCTTGGCAAATGGAGAAATCCCCTCCAGTTTGCTTTAAAGTCTCAAATTCTTGCCTCTAGCTCTACTTTCATAATCTCAAAATCTGCTGTCTCCACCGCTGCCAGTCTTGCTGACCAACTTACTACCACTTCCGATGTTCAAGACGCTGGAGACCCTGTTAACGTGATTCTATTTGGCTTCAAGTGCTTGGGCTTTAGTAGATTTATCAGTGGGTATAACTTTAAAAACCTGATTTCGATGCTGAATAATTATCAGGTTGATCAAATCATGGGGTCTTTGGGCATTGAGAATGCGGATTATGCAATGAATTTCTTTGATTATTTGAGGAATGAATTTGGATTCCAACACTCGAGGACTTCAAGGCTTGTTATGTCACATGCGCTGGCGAGAAAGAGGCGTTTGGAAGAGTTGCGATGGTTTTTAGACCAAATGCTCCTAGAAGAAGGTTTGTTTACTACTTCATATTTATATGTAGGGGGAGGAGACAAAATGGAATTCTTTTTATCTGTTCTGTTTTCGGTTATTTTGAACAATAAGTTCTTTATTATGTGAATATCATAGTTGCGTATTATAGGATTGATGTTTCCTTGAGCTCATAAAAATGTATTGTCATTCATATCTTGTGAATATTTACTTAGTTCCTGATGATAAGCATTATAATGAATGTGTTTGATTCATTTGCTTTCgggttttgaaattttttaaatgttgCTCACTTTGTTGTTTATATAGATTTGGTGTGATTTCTGTTAGGCTCTGGCTCAGCTCCTGTGCTTTGTGAGATTTTGTTGAGTGACTTAAGGAGTTGGGATTCAAGTAATATTGTCTGGGATATGTTGGCTTGTGCTTATTCGAGATCTGAAATGGTTCATGATGCCCTCTTTGTTCTTCTGAAGATGAAAGACCTGAACTTCAGTGCTTCAATACAAACCTATGACAATCTGTTGTACAATCTGAGGCAGAGTAATATCATGTGGGATGTGTATAATTATATCAAAGTTAGTGGCACCTCTCAGAGTGAGTACACTAGTTCCATAGTTGTAAATGGCCTATGCAGGCAGTCTAGATTTAAAGATGCAGTTTTATTCTTACGAGATGAGGAACAGGGGGAACGTGGACCTTCTGTTGTTTCATTCAATACCATCATATCAAGTTACTGCAAATTGGGATTTGTAGATGTTGCAAAATCGTTTTTCTGTATGATGTTCAAGTGGGGACTTCTTCCTAATGCATACAGCTATAATATTCTTATTCATGGTTTATGCATAGCTGGTTCAATGGAAGAAGCTTTGGATTTAGCAAATGATATGGAAAAGCATGGGGTCCAGCCTGATATAGTAACTTACAACATTCTTGTCCAAGGGTTTTGTTTACTTGGTTTGATGAGTGGTGCATGGGAGATCATTCAGATGATGCTAACTAAGGGGCTTAGCCCAGATCTTGTTACATGTACCATACTTATGTATGGGCATTGCCATATAGGCAATATTGAGGAAGCATTGAAGTTGCATAAAGAAATGAATTTACAGGGTTTTAAATTGAGTATCATCTCATACTCAGTTTTGCTTAGCAGCTTGTGTAAAAGTGGACAGGTCGATGAAGCATTGAGTTTACATTGTGAAATAAAAGCCAGTGGCTTGCAACCAGATCTCATAACATATTCCATCCTCATTCATGGTTTGTGCAAGAGAGGAGAAGTCAAACAGGCTATCCAACTATGTGATGAAATGCACGCAAATGGAATTCTTTCAAATACTTTTGCATACAAAGCTATTTTGATGGGTCTTTGTGACAAAGGAGTGATAACAGAGGCTAGAATGTACTTCGATTCTTtgataagcaacaacttgacaCTTGATGTTGTGTTGTATAATATAATGATCGATAAATATGTGAAACTTGGTGCTACTTGGGAGgctataaaattatacaaacAAATAGGCAAGAAAGGGATATCTCCTACAACAGTTACTTTCAATTCTCTTATTTATGGATTatgcaaaataaaaaatgtagctGAGGCTAGAAGGGTGTTTGATACTATCAAGCTGCATGGACTGGAGCCAAGTGCAGTGACTTATACCACCCTTATGAATGCATACTGTGAAGAAGGTGAAATGTGGAATGTACTTGAGTTGCTCTCAGAAATGGAGACAAAAGCTATAGAACCAACTCATGTCACATACTCTGTAATAATCAAAGGACTTTGCAAAAAGTGGATGTTGCAAGAATCTTGCCAAGTTCTTGAAAACATGCATGCTAAGGGTCTAACTCCAGATCAAATCACCTATAATACCATCATCCAAGCATTTTGCAAGGCCAGGAACCTGAGAAAGGCATCTCAACTATTTGAGAAAATGTTGCTGCGTAATCTTAACCCTACAGAAGCCACATACAATATCCTCATCAATGGTCTCTGTATATATGGTGATCTAAAGGATGCTGACTG
The DNA window shown above is from Euphorbia lathyris chromosome 1, ddEupLath1.1, whole genome shotgun sequence and carries:
- the LOC136233929 gene encoding putative pentatricopeptide repeat-containing protein At1g13630 encodes the protein MLGKWRNPLQFALKSQILASSSTFIISKSAVSTAASLADQLTTTSDVQDAGDPVNVILFGFKCLGFSRFISGYNFKNLISMLNNYQVDQIMGSLGIENADYAMNFFDYLRNEFGFQHSRTSRLVMSHALARKRRLEELRWFLDQMLLEEGSGSAPVLCEILLSDLRSWDSSNIVWDMLACAYSRSEMVHDALFVLLKMKDLNFSASIQTYDNLLYNLRQSNIMWDVYNYIKVSGTSQSEYTSSIVVNGLCRQSRFKDAVLFLRDEEQGERGPSVVSFNTIISSYCKLGFVDVAKSFFCMMFKWGLLPNAYSYNILIHGLCIAGSMEEALDLANDMEKHGVQPDIVTYNILVQGFCLLGLMSGAWEIIQMMLTKGLSPDLVTCTILMYGHCHIGNIEEALKLHKEMNLQGFKLSIISYSVLLSSLCKSGQVDEALSLHCEIKASGLQPDLITYSILIHGLCKRGEVKQAIQLCDEMHANGILSNTFAYKAILMGLCDKGVITEARMYFDSLISNNLTLDVVLYNIMIDKYVKLGATWEAIKLYKQIGKKGISPTTVTFNSLIYGLCKIKNVAEARRVFDTIKLHGLEPSAVTYTTLMNAYCEEGEMWNVLELLSEMETKAIEPTHVTYSVIIKGLCKKWMLQESCQVLENMHAKGLTPDQITYNTIIQAFCKARNLRKASQLFEKMLLRNLNPTEATYNILINGLCIYGDLKDADCLVASLQDQNINLNKVAYSTIVKAHCAKGDIDRAAMYFRQMVEKGFEVSIKDYNAVISRLCKRCLLTEAKYFFCMMLSDGVYPDQEICQMMLNAFQRGGHLNYEFELMAEMIKIGFLHY